Proteins encoded in a region of the Flammeovirga yaeyamensis genome:
- a CDS encoding DUF445 domain-containing protein, translating into MDNLTASDFFLYISIPLISGFVGWFTNAAAIKMMFYPVEFWGIKPFGWQGIIPAKSISIASKAVDLITSKLLRIEEQFALLDPDVVNDEIKESVSQVTRNAVDLVMRSELPTVWENAPDTVRLKIYESIEERVPKVTERVLHDIGQNIREMLDLKELTLDTVTTHPDLLNTIFWKCGKDEFKFIEKSGLIFGFLFGLIQMVIAYFFNPWWLLPLFGILTGYLTNWVALKLIFQPKEPIYFFGMKFQGLFLQRQKTVAFEYAHLITTRILTIERIFRYTLRNTGKDKLSEIFKLRISELVDETYDEIRLPINSFIDEKLTKKHLDIIKNIAHFTFMSEFHICIRDAFPYAEKVFDLQRKIQQKIEDLPYEDFEGLLRPAFQEDEWILIVVGAILGGCAGLIQFFLLFY; encoded by the coding sequence ATGGACAACTTAACAGCATCAGACTTTTTTTTATATATCTCCATCCCATTAATAAGTGGGTTTGTTGGATGGTTCACCAATGCTGCTGCCATTAAAATGATGTTTTACCCCGTTGAATTTTGGGGTATCAAACCTTTTGGATGGCAGGGAATAATTCCTGCTAAATCTATTTCCATAGCATCTAAAGCTGTTGATCTGATTACCAGTAAATTACTTCGTATTGAAGAACAATTTGCACTATTAGATCCTGATGTTGTCAATGATGAAATTAAAGAATCAGTATCGCAGGTGACTAGAAATGCGGTAGATCTTGTGATGCGTTCTGAATTACCTACTGTATGGGAAAACGCTCCAGATACTGTTCGTCTAAAAATATATGAGTCTATTGAGGAAAGAGTGCCTAAAGTGACTGAAAGAGTTTTGCATGATATCGGACAAAATATTCGTGAAATGCTGGACCTAAAAGAACTTACTCTTGATACCGTAACTACTCACCCTGACCTATTGAATACCATTTTCTGGAAATGTGGAAAGGATGAATTTAAGTTCATAGAGAAATCTGGGTTAATCTTCGGATTCCTTTTTGGTTTGATTCAAATGGTGATTGCCTACTTTTTTAATCCATGGTGGTTGTTACCACTATTCGGTATCCTCACGGGATATCTTACCAACTGGGTGGCTTTAAAGCTCATATTTCAACCTAAAGAACCAATTTATTTCTTTGGTATGAAGTTCCAAGGGCTTTTCTTACAACGCCAAAAAACAGTGGCTTTTGAATATGCTCATTTAATTACCACTAGAATTTTAACCATTGAACGTATATTTCGATATACCCTTAGAAATACGGGCAAGGATAAACTATCTGAAATCTTTAAACTTAGAATTTCAGAATTAGTCGATGAAACTTATGATGAGATTCGACTTCCTATTAATAGTTTTATAGACGAAAAACTAACAAAGAAACATCTGGACATCATCAAAAATATTGCACACTTCACATTTATGTCGGAGTTTCATATCTGTATTCGAGATGCTTTTCCATATGCAGAAAAAGTATTTGATCTTCAGCGAAAAATTCAACAAAAAATAGAAGACCTACCCTACGAAGATTTCGAGGGACTACTTCGCCCTGCCTTTCAAGAAGATGAATGGATATTGATTGTTGTAGGTGCTATCCTAGGTGGTTGTGCCGGTCTTATTCAGTTCTTCCTATTGTTCTATTAA
- a CDS encoding MORN repeat-containing protein has protein sequence MKNILSILILFVLISNISFAQCITGNCDDGFGKMIYKNQDVYEGTWKNGYPNGKGKFTYAHSVYEGEFLNGNFEGDGKITWENGTVYKGSFEKNEFDGNGIMLWADGSRYEGHFVDGELYGNGNLAYSNGDEYRGNFSKGKPDGKGVYYYKDGRKYVGMFSKGFFKGEGTLIEKDGTYYSGMFKKGMKNGKGKLVESDKVINGYWVNDKLNKKFSEEKVTQNKDQDSK, from the coding sequence ATGAAGAACATACTATCCATACTAATTCTGTTTGTATTAATTTCAAATATATCATTTGCACAATGCATCACGGGAAACTGTGATGATGGATTTGGTAAAATGATTTACAAGAACCAAGATGTTTATGAAGGCACTTGGAAAAACGGTTATCCTAACGGTAAAGGTAAATTCACTTATGCCCATTCAGTGTATGAAGGCGAATTCTTAAATGGAAATTTTGAGGGTGATGGAAAAATTACTTGGGAGAATGGCACAGTTTACAAAGGTAGTTTCGAAAAAAATGAATTCGATGGTAACGGTATCATGCTATGGGCAGACGGCAGTCGCTACGAAGGACATTTTGTAGATGGCGAACTTTATGGCAATGGCAACCTTGCCTATTCGAACGGTGATGAATACAGAGGTAACTTTTCTAAAGGAAAACCTGACGGAAAAGGTGTTTACTACTACAAGGATGGTCGAAAATATGTCGGAATGTTTTCTAAAGGCTTCTTTAAAGGCGAAGGTACTTTAATAGAAAAAGATGGTACTTACTATTCTGGAATGTTCAAAAAGGGAATGAAAAACGGAAAAGGTAAATTGGTCGAATCGGATAAAGTGATTAATGGTTATTGGGTAAATGATAAACTGAATAAAAAATTCTCTGAAGAAAAAGTGACTCAAAATAAAGATCAAGACAGTAAATAA
- a CDS encoding DUF4272 domain-containing protein produces MGFISSLFGCGQENRKSENKSDSINPLITKPVENISATDDQKERRAKSEKVCESNGVPIYKNPNSLFIAPEKELELRTKDEIVDRAIALLYLGLKSEGLEQVHLDKMEEDYGVSSKLSPSEKEYAYSTNPTNQQRTDANWRYESLHVLLWSLGYIDELIYPNQMCNVADDVKIIYELGPDKFRTQSKLRSKAEILDQADLILRLDWACVSARVKNEVAPGGLNSSVVYERHYALNWLIKYLNQDWDNISTDT; encoded by the coding sequence ATGGGATTTATATCTAGCTTATTTGGTTGTGGTCAAGAGAATAGGAAATCAGAAAACAAATCCGATTCTATTAATCCGCTTATAACTAAACCGGTAGAGAATATTTCTGCAACTGACGACCAAAAAGAACGAAGAGCAAAATCTGAAAAAGTATGTGAATCAAATGGTGTTCCAATTTATAAGAATCCAAATTCACTTTTTATTGCCCCAGAAAAAGAATTAGAGTTAAGAACAAAGGACGAAATAGTTGATAGAGCAATTGCATTATTGTATTTAGGGTTGAAAAGCGAAGGACTTGAACAAGTACATTTGGACAAAATGGAAGAAGACTATGGGGTTTCCTCTAAACTATCACCATCGGAAAAAGAATACGCTTACTCCACAAATCCAACTAACCAACAAAGGACTGATGCAAATTGGCGATATGAAAGTTTGCACGTTCTACTTTGGTCTTTAGGTTATATTGATGAATTAATATATCCCAACCAAATGTGTAATGTTGCTGATGATGTGAAAATCATATATGAATTGGGACCTGACAAATTTAGGACACAATCAAAATTGAGAAGTAAGGCAGAAATTCTTGACCAAGCTGATTTAATTTTAAGGTTAGATTGGGCTTGTGTAAGTGCAAGGGTCAAAAATGAAGTTGCTCCTGGTGGTTTGAATTCAAGTGTTGTTTATGAAAGGCATTATGCATTAAACTGGCTAATTAAATATTTAAATCAGGATTGGGACAATATTTCTACGGATACTTAA
- a CDS encoding DUF4253 domain-containing protein: protein MKKILIIMGILSFFGCGAKKLTSKEIELVNKLDFNIELMKELKNETKNELIQLPAIDQETADILDEYYNGIHSITTEKKANSIVKKLKEKFRARGYLIFAFTGESDSKSIGVIKGTNDLDILRYRRTDGINHDYENNDIVAKISEWNDKFGLTVIGCGRDWLELEFKKLPTDLDAFADEVYEFCPDTVDQGVGEIENLKQLIKEMNGIWLWWD, encoded by the coding sequence ATGAAAAAAATATTAATAATTATGGGAATTTTATCTTTCTTTGGATGTGGAGCAAAAAAATTAACATCAAAAGAAATTGAATTAGTTAATAAGTTGGATTTCAATATTGAACTTATGAAAGAACTGAAAAACGAAACAAAAAATGAATTAATTCAGTTACCAGCAATTGACCAAGAAACAGCAGATATTTTAGACGAATACTATAACGGAATTCACTCAATAACTACAGAAAAAAAAGCTAATTCGATTGTAAAAAAATTAAAAGAAAAATTTAGAGCAAGAGGATATTTAATATTTGCATTCACTGGCGAAAGCGATTCTAAAAGTATCGGAGTTATTAAAGGAACTAACGATCTTGATATTTTACGATATAGAAGAACAGACGGAATTAATCACGATTATGAGAATAACGATATTGTTGCGAAAATATCTGAATGGAATGATAAATTTGGATTGACAGTAATTGGTTGTGGACGAGATTGGCTTGAATTGGAATTTAAAAAATTACCGACTGATTTAGACGCTTTTGCTGACGAGGTTTATGAATTCTGTCCTGATACGGTTGACCAAGGAGTTGGAGAAATAGAAAATTTAAAGCAGCTTATAAAAGAAATGAATGGAATTTGGTTGTGGTGGGATTAA
- the ltrA gene encoding group II intron reverse transcriptase/maturase: MKDRKTYIDTALLVSPSSTKTDEQVRVFQRKLYIRAKQDKGFKAYSLSDKMSLGYVLVESYRRVKQNYSHGRGVDNMSFDDIEKYGVSKFLKELQYELQTKTYRCQAVRQVEIPKEKKGEFRLLGIPTIKDRVAQMAVKMLIEPLWEADFIDTSYGFRPKRGAQDAVKQIKQNLYEGYHFVYDADLSKYFDTIPHDKLFVLLKERISDKGILNIIKQWLCAPKQLKNGKRIQSKMGTPQGGVISPLLSNIYLHAFDRIVNNPRGKFAKANIRIVRYADDFVLMGDYYYSREILEYINSIMRRMGLTINKNKTSILHVHKKSLFFLGFEFRYVRSKFSWNTKKYTNIRPSIKSRSKLFANIRELLCIRRHWKIEPLIYKLNSVLYGWLNYFSISKVTHIWETAKIIIKQLDYKLFKWLKSKGRKAHKMLRQRPYRIFVKSKGLIDLEKYARLKTLAKAQ, translated from the coding sequence ATGAAAGACAGAAAGACCTATATTGACACCGCTCTATTAGTAAGTCCATCTTCTACAAAGACAGATGAACAAGTTCGTGTCTTTCAAAGGAAGCTATACATTCGAGCCAAGCAAGATAAAGGTTTTAAAGCCTATAGCCTAAGTGATAAAATGAGCTTAGGCTACGTGTTAGTCGAATCTTACCGTCGTGTAAAACAAAACTATTCCCATGGTAGAGGTGTCGATAATATGTCATTTGATGACATAGAAAAGTATGGAGTATCGAAGTTTCTGAAAGAACTACAATACGAACTCCAAACAAAAACGTATCGTTGCCAAGCCGTTCGTCAAGTTGAAATACCTAAAGAGAAGAAGGGAGAATTTCGCCTTTTAGGCATCCCGACCATAAAAGATAGAGTCGCTCAAATGGCAGTAAAGATGCTAATAGAACCTTTATGGGAAGCGGACTTTATTGATACCTCTTATGGATTTCGCCCGAAACGAGGAGCTCAAGACGCAGTGAAACAAATCAAACAAAACCTATACGAAGGATACCACTTTGTCTATGATGCGGATTTATCGAAATACTTTGATACAATCCCTCATGATAAGTTGTTTGTGTTGTTAAAAGAGCGAATTAGCGATAAAGGAATACTCAATATTATTAAGCAATGGCTCTGTGCTCCCAAACAGTTAAAGAATGGGAAACGAATACAGTCCAAAATGGGTACCCCCCAAGGAGGAGTGATTAGTCCCTTGCTTTCTAATATTTATTTACATGCTTTTGACCGTATTGTTAATAATCCACGAGGTAAGTTTGCCAAAGCCAACATCCGAATAGTACGCTACGCAGATGATTTTGTATTGATGGGTGACTACTATTACAGTAGAGAAATCCTTGAATATATTAATTCAATAATGCGTAGGATGGGTCTAACGATCAACAAGAATAAGACCTCAATTCTTCATGTACACAAGAAGAGTCTATTCTTTCTGGGTTTTGAATTTCGTTATGTTCGTTCCAAGTTTTCATGGAATACCAAGAAATACACGAACATTCGTCCTAGTATTAAATCAAGAAGTAAACTATTTGCCAATATTCGTGAGCTATTATGTATACGACGTCATTGGAAAATAGAACCCTTGATTTACAAACTGAACTCAGTACTATATGGCTGGTTGAACTACTTTTCTATCAGCAAAGTCACCCATATTTGGGAGACGGCTAAGATTATTATCAAACAACTTGACTATAAACTTTTCAAGTGGCTCAAAAGTAAAGGGCGGAAAGCGCATAAGATGCTTCGCCAGCGTCCCTATCGTATCTTTGTCAAAAGCAAAGGTCTGATAGACTTAGAAAAGTATGCTCGCTTGAAAACACTTGCGAAAGCTCAATGA
- a CDS encoding RNA polymerase sigma factor: MSTDFYNISIVPFSAIIVKICRAYTDTQEDFEDHYQEVCLQIWKSRNSFKGQSEWSTWVYRLSLNVNMTLLKKRINDKKSASSDHIASDITEEPQAFADESLDQLYRAIRQLSEVDRAVILLYLEEKSYQEIADIIGTNPNNIGVRIKRIKERLKKILDGKIN; encoded by the coding sequence GTGAGCACCGATTTTTATAATATATCCATTGTACCTTTTTCTGCGATAATCGTAAAGATATGCAGGGCATATACGGATACTCAAGAAGATTTTGAAGATCACTACCAAGAAGTATGTTTGCAAATTTGGAAAAGTAGAAACAGCTTTAAGGGACAGTCTGAATGGTCTACTTGGGTGTATAGACTTTCGTTGAATGTAAACATGACTTTGCTAAAGAAAAGGATAAACGATAAAAAAAGCGCTTCTTCAGATCATATAGCCAGTGATATTACAGAAGAGCCTCAAGCATTTGCCGATGAATCTCTTGATCAACTTTACCGTGCCATTCGCCAATTGTCAGAAGTAGACAGAGCAGTAATTCTTCTTTATTTAGAAGAAAAATCATATCAAGAAATTGCAGATATTATTGGTACCAATCCAAATAATATTGGGGTACGTATTAAACGAATTAAAGAACGCTTAAAAAAAATATTAGATGGAAAAATCAATTGA
- a CDS encoding tyrosine-type recombinase/integrase yields the protein MFDQVYQNMTLSGKSSSTFKNYIRTIASISLYFKKIPLELSDDQINDYLLLLKEKQNTSYTIFKHYVYALRYVFRLSDRDDRAIKLPSLKTNATIPDILSVEECKIIFKTPKHLKHRVLFALTYSAGLRIREVARLKVSDIDFDRMTIYIRDTKYSKNRIVPLSKTMKVGLEKYLKHVRPKLWLFEGYDTSKHMATNSIGSLFRETLKKTNIKKRVTIHTLRHTYATHCIEMGMDPFTLKELLGHEALQTTMLYLNLATVKKSNSFSPFDKIYATKN from the coding sequence ATGTTTGATCAAGTGTATCAAAACATGACGCTAAGTGGAAAGTCTTCTTCTACTTTTAAAAACTACATCCGTACTATCGCTAGTATCTCATTGTACTTTAAAAAGATCCCACTTGAACTTTCCGATGATCAAATTAATGATTATCTGCTACTTCTCAAAGAAAAACAAAACACTTCTTACACCATCTTCAAGCATTATGTCTATGCCTTGAGGTATGTCTTCAGATTAAGTGATAGAGACGATCGAGCCATAAAATTACCTTCATTGAAAACAAATGCTACCATCCCAGATATTTTGTCTGTGGAAGAATGCAAAATCATTTTTAAAACACCCAAACACCTAAAACACCGTGTGTTATTTGCTTTAACCTATTCTGCTGGACTCAGAATAAGAGAAGTCGCCCGACTTAAAGTATCTGATATTGATTTTGATCGTATGACAATTTACATACGTGACACTAAATACAGTAAAAATAGAATTGTTCCGCTCTCTAAAACTATGAAAGTTGGATTGGAAAAGTATCTAAAACATGTAAGACCGAAATTATGGCTATTTGAAGGATACGATACCAGTAAACACATGGCGACAAATTCCATCGGATCATTATTCAGAGAAACACTTAAGAAAACGAACATCAAGAAGAGAGTTACAATTCATACTTTAAGACATACTTATGCCACTCATTGTATCGAAATGGGAATGGACCCTTTCACTTTAAAAGAGCTGTTAGGACACGAAGCTCTACAAACAACTATGCTTTACCTTAATCTCGCCACAGTTAAAAAATCCAATTCATTTTCTCCATTCGATAAGATCTATGCAACCAAAAATTGA